In Pochonia chlamydosporia 170 chromosome Unknown PCv3seq00008, whole genome shotgun sequence, the following proteins share a genomic window:
- a CDS encoding ankyrin repeat-containing protein (similar to Aspergillus oryzae RIB40 XP_001821033.1) — protein MPDINKEIDDEGLLPSEDDGNMAEPSHSASNTFTYNDYTVGWVCALPKEQTAATVMLDHIHPDLPKPPTDHNTYTLGSIGKHNIVIACLPKGKIGNNPATTAATQMIRTFPSIKVGLMVGIGGGIPPKVQLGDVVVSTPTDQYPGVVQWDFGKTEKDGFRRTGALNSPPSAMLTALTKLETSHEMKGSEIHQYLIEMKKKWPRLSPAYTTPGSSANPSITLTNAHHNESRSQAFFSMLWKMIFALLGLLLGWRVFASIDESTNSAEQVERTPGSAAVDGGQRKPGDLRVHYGLIASGNQVIKDAEFRDSLDKKLGGHLLCVEMEAAGLMDNFPCVVIRGICDYADSRKNKEWQEYAATVAAAYAKELLHHLQPSDVDQESPLKDIMEQVLGSVEELKSKINSKQDLEILNWLTPLEYDLQQNDYFQRRQADTGQWFLDSEKFQQWLKASSKTLFCPGLPGAGKTILTSVVVNNLAQRFSKDPSVGIAYIYCNFRRTEEQNIRDLLGSLLKQLAGGYPSLPSEVRDLYHRHEGRRTRPSLEEILDALHCVAARYSRVFIIVDALDECQASDGCRNRLLSELCHLQGKHGTNILATSRPVPEISDHLKVSESLEIRASTDDVRRYLESNMRQLPTFVGRNRQLQEEIKVGISEAVDGMFLLAKLYIGLLEDKLTPNDIRSALEVFQKQGQLSSEDMKTQVLAQAYEQTMERINRQKQGWKELAMKVLSWITCAKTPLTTLELQHALATKTGKSELDQGDVSNDKDMVSACAGLVTVDEKSDVIRLVHYTLQEYFEKTQKCWFPDAEFEITRTCLTYLSFKVFKTGPCQTDEGFEERLRLNPLYDYAARNWGHHAYSAPTLSEEVVEFLRHESNVGASSEVLMSCRLYSNDPEHRQRSPGQYTGLHLAAYFGLEKAANTLLILKYDPDPTDCCGRTPLSYAAERGHEAVVKLLLANDTVNPNLKLAHGYTPLGWAINYNNKAVVKMLLETKQIDLNSACAYGDTPLCWALRHDNDSVVKMLLETKQIDLNPACADGYTPLWWALRRNNEGLVKMVLETTQIDLNAACVDGHTPLWWAMRYKNEGIVKLLLATNQIHLNSECDGRRKPLWWAMNSENLAIVKLLLETNQIDLNSECADGRTPLWWAKVFNLKVLLATDGIDPNSEYFKYD, from the exons ATGCCGGACATAAACAAAGAGATAGACGATGAGGGACTTTTACCCTCTGAGGACGACGGAAATATGGCCGAGCCGTCGCATTCCGCTTCGAATACATTTACATATAATGACTACACTGTGGGCTGGGTGTGTGCGTTGCCCAAGGAGCAGACAGCAGCAACTGTTATGTTGGACCACATTCATCCAGATCTGCCAAAGCCGCCAACTGATCACAACACCTACACGCTGGGATCCATTGGCAAGCATAACATTGTCATAGCCTGTCTGCCGAAAGGCAAGATCGGCAATAATCCGGCTACGACTGCCGCTACCCAGATGATACGTACCTTTCCGTCGATAAAGGTCGGCCTCATGGTTGGCATTGGGGGCGGCATCCCACCGAAGGTTCAACTGGGCGATGTTGTAGTTAGCACACCGACCGACCAGTATCCCGGAGTGGTCCAGTGGGATTTTGGCAAAACGGAAAAGGATGGGTTCAGGCGAACCGGAGCGCTGAACAGTCCTCCAAGCGCGATGTTGACAGCGTTGACGAAACTGGAGACAAGTCATGAGATGAAGGGATCTGAGATACACCAATATCTGATAGAGATGAAAAAGAAGTGGCCGAGGCTGAGTCCGGCATATACTACACCTGGCTCCTCCGCGAATCCTTCCATCACTTTAACAAATGCTCACCACAACGAGAGCAGATCGCAAGCCTTTTTTTCCATGCTCTGGAAGATGATTTTCGctcttcttgggcttctctTAGGCTGGAGGGTGTTTGCTTCGATAGACGAAAGTACTAACTCAGCCGAGCAGGTTGAGCGTACCCCGGGCAGCGCGGCCGTTGATGGAGGGCAGCGAAAACCTGGAGATTTGCGAGTGCATTACGGTCTAATCGCATCCGGCAACCAAGTGATCAAGGACGCCGAGTTTCGTGACAGTCTCGACAAGAAACTTGGAGGGCATCTGCTATGCGTCGAAATGGAGGCAGCAGGACTGATGGACAACTTCCCATGTGTCGTCATCCGAGGAATCTGTGATTACGCCGACTCACGAAAGAACAAAGAGTGGCAGGAATATGCCGCAACCGTAGCTGCGGCATATGCaaaagagcttcttcatcatctaCAACCGAGTGATGTCGACCAAGAGAGCCCGCTGAAGGACATTATGGAGCAAG TTCTGGGCAGTGTTGAGGAATTGAAGTCTAAAATAAACAGCAAGCAAGATCTTGAAATCCTCAATTGGCTCACGCCGTTGGAGTATGACCTCCAGCAGAACGACTACTTTCAAAGACGACAGGCGGACACTGGCCAGTGGTTTCTCGACTCAGAGAAGTTCCAGCAGTGGCTCAAAGCAAGTTCCAAGACTTTGTTTTGCCCAGGACTTCCCGGAGCCGGCAAGACGATCCTCACCTCTGTGGTGGTCAACAACCTCGCACAACGGTTTTCCAAAGACCCAAGTGTTGGAATTGCGTACATTTACTGCAACTTCCGGCGGACAGAGGAACAGAATATCCGCGACTTGCTGGGAAGTCTGCTGAAACAACTAGCTGGTGGATATCCGTCTCTGCCGTCTGAGGTGAGAGATCTTTATCATCGCCACGAGGGCAGACGAACACGGCCGTCACTCGAAGAAATCTTGGACGCTCTGCATTGTGTGGCCGCCAGGTACTCGAGAGTATTCATCATCGTGGATGCACTTGATGAATGTCAGGCATCTGATGGCTGCCGGAACAGGTTACTCTCGGAACTCTGTCACCTTCAGGGGAAACACGGAACCAatatcttggcaacatcaagGCCCGTTCCGGAGATCAGTGACCATCTCAAAGTCAGCGAATCACTAGAGATTCGTGCAAGTACCGACGATGTGCGGAGATATCTGGAAAGTAACATGCGGCAGCTGCCAACTTTTGTTGGCCGGAATCGGCAGTTGCAAGAAGAGATCAAGGTGGGAATATCAGAAGCCGTCGATGGAAT GTTTCTCTTGGCGAAATTATACATTGGTTTACTTGAGGATAAGCTGACGCCAAATGATATCCGCAGTGCATTGGAAGTCTTTCAGAAGCAAGGCCAACTATCGAGCGAAGATATGAAGACCCAAGTCCTAGCCCAGGCGTATGAGCAGACCATGGAGAGAATCAATAGGCAGAAGCAAGGTTGGAAGGAGCTTGCGATGAAGGTTCTGTCATGGATCACCTGCGCGAAAACACCGCTTACTACGTTGGAGCTTCAACATGCACTTGCAACAAAGACGGGAAAGTCTGAGCTTGACCAGGGGGACGTGTCAAATGACAAAGATATGGTCTCCGCGTGTGCTGGATTAGTCACAGTTGATGAAAAAAGTGACGTTATCCGGCTGGTCCACTACACATTGCAGGAATACTTTGAAAAAACGCAAAAGTGTTGGTTCCCGGACGCCGAGTTTGAGATCACAAGAACCTGCCTTACTTACCTGTCTTTTAAAGTCTTCAAGACTGGGCCTTGCCAGACAGATGAAGGGTTTGAGGAGCGGCTGCGGTTAAATCCACTGTACGACTACGCTGCACGGAACTGGGGACATCATGCCTACAGTGCTCCGACTTTAAGCGAGGAAGTTGTCGAATTTTTACGTCACGAATCGAACGTAGGAGCATCGAGTGAAGTATTGATGAGTTGCAGATTGTACTCAAATGATCCAGAGCACAGGCAAAGATCCCCAGGGCAATACACAGGACTACACCTAGCAGCATACTTCGGACTAGAAAAAGCTGCAAACACTTTGCTCATACTTAAGTATGACCCGGACCCAACAGATTGTTGCGGTCGGACACCACTGTCATATGCAGCCGAGAGAGGACATGAGGCCGTCGTCAAACTGCTTCTTGCAAACGATACAGTCAACCCGAATCTAAAGCTTGCTCATGGTTATACGCCGCTGGGTTGGGCTATTAATTACAACAATAAGGCAGTAGTAAAGATGCTGCTTGAGACGAAACAAATTGACCTAAATTCTGCGTGTGCTTATGGTGATACGCCGCTGTGTTGGGCTCTTCGTCACGACAACGATTCAGTGGTAAAGATGCTGCTTGAGACGAAGCAGATTGACCTAAATCCTGCGTGTGCTGATGGTTACACGCCGCTGTGGTGGGCTCTTCGTCGCAACAACGAGGGACTGGTAAAGATGGTGCTTGAAACGACCCAAATTGACCTAAATGCTGCATGTGTTGATGGTCACACGCCGCTGTGGTGGGCTATGCGTTACAAGAACGAgggcatcgtcaagctgctactaGCAACAAACCAAATTCACCTTAATTCTGAGTGTGATGGTCGTCGAAAACCGTTATGGTGGGCTATGAATTCCGAGAACCtggccatcgtcaaactGCTGCTCGAGACAAACCAGATCGACCTTAATTCTGAGTGTGCTGATGGTCGCACGCCGCTGTGGTGGGCTAAAGTTTTCAATCTGAAGGTGCTGCTAGCGACAGATGGAATTGACCCGAATTCGGAGTATTTTAAATATGATTAG
- a CDS encoding cystinosin (similar to Beauveria bassiana ARSEF 2860 XP_008594366.1) yields the protein MDDDSTTMPKGVAIFSAIIGWAYTFLWTVSFYPLLISNIRRRSTHGVSVDFCLLNLLGMTAYAIYNITMRFSPVVRRQYAARNPQNPTPIVQSNDVAYALHGLFISATIYSQFYPRLWGFDTAKPSRISPWCSLVFWGCIIAALVGAFVAILVPYSQSWMWLDVIYLVGNIKTFLTLLKYIPQTWLNYKRKSTQGLPLLPFALDIAGASLSLLQLLIDSAYSSNQPTALSNPVKLLLAYVTICFDLVFFFQHYVLYRNATDDDLLGGRHADEEDHRLLETELR from the exons ATGGACGACGATTCAACGACGATGCCCAAGGGCGTCGCAATCTTTTCGGCCATTATAGGCTGGGCCTATACATTTCTCTGGACAGTCTCATTCTATCCGTTGCTTATAAGCAACATCCGTCGTCGCTCAACACACGGAGTCTCGGTCGACTTTTGCTTGCTAAACCTTCTTGGCATGACCGCGTATGCCATCTACAACATTACCATGAGATTTTCTCCCGTCGTCAGGCGACAATATGCAGCGCGCAACCCCCAAAATCCAACCCCAATAGTGCAGTCCAACGACGTCGCATACGCGTTACACGGTCTGTTCATCTCGGCCACCATCTACTCTCAGTTCTATCCGCGTCTCTGGGGATTCGATACTGCGAAACCGTCTCGAATTAGCCCTTGGTGTAGCCTCGTGTTTTGGGGCTGTATCATTGCGGCCCTTGTAGGCGCGTTTGTTGCCATTCTCGTACCATACTCGCAAAGCTGGATGTGGCTAGATGTG ATCTACCTTGTTGGAAACATCAAGACATTTCTCACTCTCCTCAAGTATATACCGCAAACATGGCTCAACTACAAGAGGAAGTCGACCCAAGGCTTGCCGCTCCTCCCATTCGCGCTCGACATTGCCGGCGCGTCGCTCTCTCTTCTGCAGTTGCTCATTGACTCTGCATACAGCAGTAATCAACCAACGGCCTTGTCAAACCCGGTCAAACTCCTGCTTGCCTATGTCACCATTTGTTTTGATCTCGTATTCTTCTTCCAGCACTATGTACTTTACAGAAATGCGACAGACGATGATTTGCTGGGTGGAAGGCAtgctgacgaagaagacCATAGATTATTGGAAACGGAACTGCGATAG
- a CDS encoding acyl-CoA thioester hydrolase (similar to Aspergillus clavatus NRRL 1 XP_001271597.1) has protein sequence MASKSTAMRCILRAQRRVSQSPCCRGQQRQLCTTPRLRTDGVFRALTEQRMQVPWIEAFRKQQRESANKSQSEPPAPAKPDLTPKKMSDSYHSVILPLAQEPSLLDTYLNATGHIRLGTIFMDLDALSGVIAYKHTGEGVSTVTAAFDRITINHPLTEICDLELSGQVSYAAGGSSMEISLQVAKAPKDGQEVKQQDVMITCQCTMVATDPATKRPVKIAPVRTDTEEEKRIFARGERNSKIRKERSQTSLLKTAPNDEESDLIHVMWQRQLRYHDPNDSLRKPDNVFFMDTTRLNTAAIMQPQYRNRHHFMIFGGFLLKQTFELAFCCAASFTHTRPKFVSLDPSTFQNPVPVGSVLYLTATVVYTDPPVVNDAANDAESSESSGQTRVQVRVDSKVRDVEHGETKPTGQFNYTFLVDKDVKVMPRTYSEFMMYVDARRRASRVQQVIASGTLEDGKREGIME, from the exons ATGGCTTCGAAATCAACAGCCATGCGCTGCATCTTGCGCGCTCAGCGACGCGTATCGCAGTCGCCATGTTGCCGAGGCCAGCAGCGTCAACTCTGCACCACACCTCGCCTAAGGACAGACGGCGTGTTTCGAGCATTGACTGAGCAGCGAATGCAGGTTCCGTGGATCGAGGCATTTCGCAAGCAGCAGCGCGAATCGGCCAACAAGAGCCAAAGCGAGCCCCCTGCCCCAGCTAAACCTGATCTGACACCAAAGAAGATGTCAGATAGCTACCACAGCGTC ATCCTCCCTCTCGCCCAAGAGCCATCTCTGCTCGACACATATCTCAATGCCACCGGTCACATCCGTTTAGGCACTATTTTCATGGACTTGGATGCCCTGTCCGGCGTCATTGCTTACAAGCACACAGGCGAAGGCGTCAGCACTGTCACAGCTGCCTTTGACCGtatcaccatcaaccacccTCTCACAGAGATCTGTGACCTCGAGCTAAGCGGCCAAGTCTCGTACGCTGCAGGAGGCTCCAGTATGGAAATCAGTCTACAGGTCGCCAAGGCACCCAAAGACGGGCAAGAGGTCAAGCAGCAAGATGTCATGATCACATGCCAATGCACCATGGTTGCCACTGACCCTGCCACTAAGAGACCCGTCAAGATCGCACCAGTACGCACTgatacagaagaagagaagcgCATCTTTGCACGGGGCGAAAGGAATAGCAAGATTCGCAAGGAACGTTCACAGACATCATTGTTGAAGACTGCGCCAAATGACGAGGAGAGCGACCTCATTCACGTCATGTGGCAGCGGCAGCTGCGGTACCACGATCCCAATGATTCGCTGCGCAAGCCAGATAATGTGTTCTTCATGGATACAACAAGGCTTAACACAGCAGCTATCATGCAGCCTCAGTATAGAAATCGCCACCACTTCATGATCTTTGGTGGCTTCCTTCTCAAGCAGACCTTTGAGTTGGCCTTTTGCTGTGCCGCTAGTTTTACACACACAAGACCCAAGTTCGTGTCGCTTGATCCGTCGACGTTTCAGAATCCCGTACCAGTTGGCAGTGTCTTGTATCTTACAGCGACCGTAGTATATACGGACCCGCCGGTGGTCAACGACGCCGCCAATGATGCGGAGTCAAGCGAGTCATCAGGTCAGACTCGTGTCCAGGTCCGTGTCGATAGTAAAGTGAGAGATGTCGAGCATGGAGAGACAAAACCTACGGGACAGTTCAACTATACCTTCCTCGttgacaaagatgtcaaAGTTATGCCGAGGACGTATTCTGAGTTTATGATGTACGTGGATGCGCGGAGACGAGCCTCAAGGGTGCAGCAGGTCATTGCGAGTGGGACATTGGAGGATGGCAAGAGAGAAGGCATCATGGAATGA
- a CDS encoding cytochrome P450 oxidoreductase (similar to Exophiala dermatitidis NIH/UT8656 XP_009153527.1), with product MFLETLLSGISDSSKLTLIIIATLPLFWVVSAIYSCWFHPYADIPGPLGARISRLWLAKQVLQGNIDNVQRALHDKYGPIVRIAPNEVSVSDPAALKLIYAVNAGFTKTDFYAPFASHISPNEDLFTQRDEKHHAHRRRLVNALYSLSSVLESERFIDACTATFMSRLEEFVDSGETVDLGLWLQMYAFDVVGELFYGRQFGFMETRSDYEGYIESLDTLMPAVAAASVLPSYVRPFQVLGHLFPQVHKALVCYDNIVIAAKQTVNNRMQLMREGGVKRSDLLDKLFRIAAEKEEFTTADVTTEAWVSMFAGSDTTAIAMRSILYNLMKAPEAYDKVMAEIDAAAAEGRLSDPVKYSEAIQMPYFIACCKEGFRMHPSVGMSMPRHVPPSGVTICGRFFPGGSRVGMSATVIHFDQNIFGQDAKIFNPDRWFRTGAENMDRFMMHFGAGPRTCIGKHISLTEIYKLIPNMLRHYRIELVDPKKELKTLNFWFNKQVGLNVKVTKR from the exons ATGTTCCTTGAGACTTTGTTGAGCGGTATATCTGACTCTTCCAAACTGACacttattattattgcgACTTTACCACTCTTCTGGGTCGTTTCAGCCATCTATTCCTGTTGGTTCCATCCATATGCAGATATTCCGGGCCCTCTTGGTGCCAGAATATCCAGGCTCTGGCTGGCAAAACAGGTCCTTCAGGGCAATATTGACAATGTACAAAGAGCCCTTCATGATAAATATG GTCCCATCGTCAGAATCGCCCCGAACGAGGTCTCTGTTTCGGATCCTGCCGCACTCAAGTTAATCTACGCGGTCAATGCAGGATTTACCAAGACAGATTTCTATGCCCCTTTCGCATCTCATATTTCTCCGAACGAAGACCTCTTTACACAAAGAGACGAGAAACACCATGCGCACCGGCGCCGTTTGGTGAATGCCCTCTATTCGCTGAGCAGTGTCCTCGAGTCAGAGCGCTTCATCGACGCATGCACGGCGACCTTTATGTCTCGCCTAGAAGAATTTGTTGATTCCGGTGAGACAGTAGACCTCGGCCTGTGGCTCCAAATGTACGCgtttgatgttgttggagagCTCTTTTACGGACGCCAATTCGGGTTCATGGAAACGAGGAGCGACTACGAGGGCTACATCGAGTCTCTTGATACTCTCATGCCAGCCGTCGCCGCTGCATCTGTTCTCCCGTCATATGTGCGGCCATTTCAAGTACTGGGCCACCTCTTCCCTCAGGTTCACAAGGCCCTAGTCTGCTACGATAATATTGTCATCGCAGCAAAGCAGACCGTGAACAATCGAATGCAGCTCATGCGAGAGGGTGGCGTGAAAAG GTCTGATCTTTTGGACAAACTCTTCCGCATAGCAGCTGAAAAAGAGGAGTTCACCACGGCGGATGTGACAACCGAGGCGTGGGTATCAATGTTTGCAGGATCTGACACGACGGCCATTGCGATGCGGTCCATCCTATATAATCTGATGAAAGCCCCCGAAGCATACGACAAGGTCATGGCAGAGATTGATGCGGCAGCAGCGGAGGGCAGACTCAGCGACCCCGTGAAATACTCCGAGGCCATTCAAATGCCTTATTTTATCGCCTGTTGCAAGGAGGGTTTTCGGATGCACCCCAGCGTGGGCATGTCTATGCCTCGACATGTGCCCCCGTCTGGCGTCACCATCTGCGGCCGCTTCTTCCCCGGGGGAAGCCGTGTTGGGATGAGCGCGACTGTCATTCACTTCGATCAAAATATATTTGGTCAAGATGCCAAAATCTTTAATCCAGACCGATGGTTCCGTACTGGTGCGGAGAATATGGACCGATTTATGATGCATTTTGGTGCTGGACCGCGCACCTGCATTGGGAAACAT ATATCTCTAACAGAGATCTATAAGCTTATTCCGAATATGCTTCGACATTACCGGATCGAGCTTGTCGATCCGAAAAAAGAGCTAAAGACGCTCAACTTCTGGTTTAACAAGCAGGTCGGGCTAAATGTCAAGGTTACAAAAAGGTAA
- a CDS encoding C-3 sterol dehydrogenase/C-4 decarboxylase (similar to Arthroderma otae CBS 113480 XP_002843104.1): MSSSALLNTVLVTGGGGFLGSHIVRKLLTEPGCKIYSASRNPSSHPDQEDGVVYEAVDIANQDQVAALFQRIKPQVVIHTTSPNPLASPREQHRVNVEGTKHLLRHAVYCVNTRAFIFTGSDSGMFPNQDQISEEQAQLYTASHNAYPYGKTKGIADALVLATNGPDLRTISLRVPGLYGDHDYKNLLPQLLGAIRRGEHKTQVGDNSKVFEVLHVHKAAEAHIAAAKALLRADACLDLASKVDGEAFFISDGHATPYWDFFRRCYAAAGASVEPEEVNIVSLSKAQTIASLAEWVYAVFTLGYKKPQMRRQNMDYFDRGCNWSIEKAKERLGYEPLTVEEQDAAIKSMMDWGIANLPKP; this comes from the coding sequence ATGTCTTCCTCAGCCCTTCTCAACACTGTGCTTGTCACCGGCGGCGGCGGTTTCCTGGGATCCCATATCGTGCGGAAGCTCTTGACGGAACCCGGGTGCAAAATCTACTCTGCTAGTCGGAATCCGAGCAGCCATCctgaccaagaagatggcgTAGTCTACGAAGCAGTCGATATCGCCAACCAGGACCAAGTGGCAGCCCTGTTCCAGAGAATTAAACCGCAGGTCGTCATCCACACCACTTCACCCAATCCTCTTGCATCGCCTCGGGAGCAGCACCGGGTAAATGTCGAGGGGACCAAGCATCTCCTACGACATGCTGTATATTGCGTCAACACGCGTGCCTTTATCTTCACCGGATCGGACTCTGGCATGTTCCCGAACCAAGACCAAATCTCCGAAGAACAGGCTCAACTTTACACAGCATCCCACAACGCCTATCCGTATGGTAAGACCAAGGGCATTGCCGATGCCTTGGTACTGGCTACCAACGGACCAGACCTTCGTACGATATCACTTCGTGTTCCCGGCTTATATGGCGACCATGATTACAAAAACCTGCTACCCCAGCTTTTGGGCGCAATCCGTCGAGGAGAGCACAAAACGCAGGTCGGCGATAATAGCAAGGTTTTCGAAGTTCTCCACGTACACAAGGCTGCCGAAGCCCACATTGCTGCAGCAAAGGCATTGCTCCGCGCTGATGCATGTCTAGATTTGGCCTCAAAGGTGGATGGCGAAGCCTTCTTTATCAGCGATGGACATGCGACTCCTTATTGGGACTTTTTTCGGCGGTGCTACGCTGCAGCAGGTGCATCAGTCGAGCCAGAAGAGGTGAACATTGTATCGCTAAGCAAAGCACAGACAATAGCCTCGCTCGCTGAATGGGTTTACGCAGTATTTACGTTAGGCTACAAGAAGCCGCAGATGCGGCGACAGAACATGGACTATTTTGATCGTGGGTGCAACTGGTCTATTGAGAAGGCGAAAGAGCGTTTGGGTTACGAGCCTTTGACTGTGGAAGAACAAGACGCGGCAATTAAGAGCATGATGGACTGGGGCATTGCCAACCTCCCCAAGCCGTGA